From one Planktothrix agardhii NIES-204 genomic stretch:
- a CDS encoding peptidoglycan-binding domain 1 — translation MAPFYRLTLFLLVYIASWGGTSYFSSRTMAAVANKTEPLTHTSDRSSTNPLGSSDLSWQLAQTNPEKPPTPDAKTPPPPKKSGFRLPSKTLILGVGALIITVGAILILIRLISPSDPEEGKVIDIQAQTLPKSHPEPSPSVKEQPQTAPTVIQPGQPSVFSEVNSHPEATLQISKTDTPRSEYPASSSLIDAPYPAKLDPQEQWINDLKQTNPNIRNNAIWELAQAGDSRAIQALLELLINSDSNQRSLVLAALSEIGTRTLKPLNRALSLSLQDENAEVRKNAIRDLTRIYDLVTQMSQILQRAIDDPDPEVQEMAKWATDRLSRLRSTNSRDEPLG, via the coding sequence ATGGCTCCTTTTTATCGCCTGACCCTATTTCTATTGGTCTATATTGCCTCCTGGGGTGGAACTTCCTACTTCAGTAGTAGGACTATGGCCGCGGTTGCCAACAAAACCGAACCCCTGACACACACAAGTGATCGCTCCTCCACCAACCCGTTAGGGAGTTCCGATTTATCCTGGCAACTCGCCCAAACTAACCCAGAAAAACCCCCTACCCCAGACGCTAAAACACCCCCACCTCCAAAAAAATCAGGTTTCCGTCTCCCCTCAAAAACATTAATTCTTGGAGTAGGGGCTTTAATTATAACGGTCGGAGCCATTTTAATCTTAATTCGACTAATCAGTCCCTCCGATCCCGAAGAAGGTAAAGTTATTGATATTCAGGCGCAAACCCTGCCTAAATCTCACCCTGAACCCTCTCCATCGGTCAAGGAACAGCCCCAAACCGCCCCCACCGTGATCCAGCCGGGACAACCTTCTGTGTTCTCAGAAGTGAATAGTCATCCAGAGGCGACATTACAAATTTCTAAAACCGATACACCACGGTCAGAATACCCGGCGAGTTCCTCATTAATAGATGCGCCGTATCCGGCTAAACTCGATCCCCAGGAACAATGGATTAATGATTTAAAACAGACTAACCCCAATATTAGGAATAATGCTATTTGGGAACTGGCTCAAGCCGGAGATTCACGGGCAATTCAAGCCTTATTAGAGTTATTAATTAATTCCGACTCAAATCAGCGCAGTTTAGTTTTAGCTGCTCTTTCAGAAATTGGAACTCGCACCTTAAAACCCTTAAACCGAGCGTTAAGTTTGTCCCTTCAAGATGAAAATGCGGAAGTCAGAAAAAATGCAATTCGAGATTTAACCCGAATTTATGATTTAGTCACCCAAATGAGTCAAATTTTACAACGAGCTATTGATGATCCTGATCCTGAAGTTCAGGAAATGGCAAAATGGGCAACGGATCGATTAAGTCGTTTGCGTTCTACTAATAGTCGTGATGAACCTTTAGGATAA
- a CDS encoding hypothetical protein (protein of unknown function DUF820): MDIMTPVIQPQLTLEEFLKFPETKPASEFFQGKIIQKSMPQGEHSRLQGKLCAVINQITETSKIAYAFPELRCTFGGVSIVPDVTVFRWERIPLLPSGRIVNRFEIHPDWSIEILSPEQSQTKILGKLLHCLSHGTELGWLIDPEAESILALFPGQRIELYQGDKKLPVLAGIELELTAEMIFSWLKLS; this comes from the coding sequence ATGGATATAATGACTCCAGTTATTCAGCCTCAACTGACTTTAGAGGAGTTCCTGAAATTTCCCGAAACTAAACCAGCATCGGAATTTTTTCAAGGAAAAATTATTCAAAAATCCATGCCTCAAGGTGAACATAGTAGATTACAGGGTAAACTTTGTGCCGTCATTAACCAGATAACTGAAACCTCAAAAATAGCTTATGCTTTCCCAGAGCTACGCTGTACTTTTGGGGGAGTATCTATTGTTCCAGATGTTACTGTATTTAGATGGGAAAGAATTCCTTTATTGCCATCGGGAAGAATTGTTAATCGATTTGAAATTCATCCTGACTGGTCAATTGAAATCCTTTCTCCTGAACAAAGCCAAACTAAAATTTTAGGTAAATTACTCCATTGTTTAAGCCATGGGACGGAATTAGGCTGGTTAATTGATCCAGAAGCAGAAAGTATTTTAGCCCTATTTCCTGGGCAAAGAATTGAATTATATCAAGGTGACAAAAAATTGCCTGTTTTAGCAGGAATTGAATTAGAATTAACAGCAGAGATGATTTTTAGTTGGTTAAAATTGAGTTAA
- a CDS encoding ABC transporter related, giving the protein MDLNANSKVTVDPAVKVDRLYKSFGDLKVLKGISTEIQKGQVVSIIGPSGCGKSTFLRCLNLLETPTSGHIFIDGMEITDPKAEIYKIRQSVGMVFQHFNLFPHLSVLKNVIYAPIKVKKISESAAKDLGMELLQKVGLADKADVYPSRLSGGQKQRVAIARTMAMQPDILLMDEPTSALDPEMVKEVLEVMKALAKTGITMAIVTHEMGFAREVSNRILFLDSGLLAEDSPPEQFFKNPESERAKQFLEKML; this is encoded by the coding sequence ATGGACTTGAACGCAAACTCAAAAGTAACAGTTGATCCGGCGGTCAAAGTTGACCGTTTATATAAATCCTTTGGCGATTTAAAAGTCTTAAAAGGGATTTCAACCGAGATTCAAAAAGGGCAAGTTGTATCTATTATTGGCCCTTCAGGATGTGGGAAATCCACCTTTTTACGCTGTCTTAATCTTCTGGAAACCCCGACATCTGGGCATATTTTCATTGATGGGATGGAAATTACTGACCCGAAAGCCGAAATTTATAAAATTCGTCAGTCCGTAGGCATGGTCTTTCAACACTTTAATTTATTTCCCCATTTAAGTGTCTTAAAAAATGTGATTTACGCTCCGATAAAAGTCAAGAAAATCTCCGAATCTGCCGCCAAAGATTTAGGGATGGAGTTATTACAAAAAGTCGGCTTGGCAGACAAAGCAGACGTCTATCCCTCCCGACTTTCAGGAGGTCAAAAACAACGGGTAGCGATCGCTCGAACCATGGCCATGCAGCCCGATATTTTATTAATGGATGAACCCACCTCCGCCCTTGATCCTGAAATGGTTAAAGAAGTTTTAGAAGTGATGAAAGCCTTAGCAAAAACCGGAATTACGATGGCAATTGTCACCCATGAAATGGGATTTGCCAGGGAAGTTTCTAACCGGATTTTATTCCTAGATAGTGGCTTACTAGCTGAAGATTCTCCCCCAGAACAGTTTTTTAAAAATCCCGAATCTGAACGGGCAAAGCAGTTTTTAGAGAAAATGCTATAG
- a CDS encoding polar amino acid ABC transporter, inner membrane subunit yields MILKKTFKYLLFLFLTTLVIGGIITSHHLPISAQEKPSGTTKTLIMATSPDYPPYQFKDTATSGDKIVGFDVDIAEYITQQLGYDLKINGIDFNGLIPALTAKRADFVMAGMTPTPERKKNVAFSNIYFEAKNTIVSLDPKAYTNPEQLKGKKVGVQLGSIQQESVKNWSGVTAIPLNKTSDIIQELKSKRLDAGVLENTIVRGYIAANPGLVYHEVPNTEAAGSAIAFPKNSPLVQPFNQVIQQMQASGKIEELAKKWFDRQATLETPEVPHESGLKLDFNKIAPNIPYILAGIFITLQFSLVSAFFGFIWGTILALFKISTIKPLNIFSQAYTSIFRGTPLLVQLTLIYFATPQLTGYDITAFQAGILTFSLNSGAYISETIRAGIQAVDKGQKEACEALGIQYQLMMVDIILPQALRNILPALVNESINLLKDSTLVSVIGVEDMLRRAQIVGAEKYIYFEPLIFVAIIYYIMIITLTWGANGLERKLKSNS; encoded by the coding sequence ATGATTTTGAAAAAAACCTTCAAATATCTACTATTTTTATTTCTGACAACCTTAGTAATTGGGGGGATTATTACTAGCCATCATCTTCCCATTTCTGCCCAGGAAAAACCATCGGGGACAACCAAAACCCTAATCATGGCAACTTCCCCAGACTATCCCCCCTATCAGTTTAAAGATACGGCAACCAGTGGTGATAAAATTGTGGGTTTTGATGTAGATATTGCCGAATATATTACTCAGCAATTAGGCTACGATCTAAAAATTAATGGCATAGATTTTAATGGCTTAATTCCAGCTTTAACCGCTAAACGAGCAGATTTTGTCATGGCGGGAATGACCCCTACTCCTGAGCGAAAAAAAAATGTAGCTTTTTCTAATATTTATTTTGAAGCTAAAAATACCATTGTTAGTCTTGATCCTAAAGCCTATACTAATCCCGAACAATTAAAAGGCAAAAAAGTCGGTGTCCAACTGGGATCAATTCAGCAGGAATCCGTTAAAAATTGGTCGGGGGTAACGGCTATTCCTTTAAATAAAACCAGTGATATTATTCAGGAGTTAAAATCAAAACGGCTGGATGCGGGGGTTTTAGAAAATACTATTGTTAGGGGATATATTGCAGCAAATCCAGGGTTAGTCTATCACGAAGTTCCCAATACCGAAGCGGCAGGATCGGCGATCGCTTTTCCCAAAAACTCACCTTTAGTACAACCCTTTAATCAGGTGATTCAACAGATGCAAGCCAGTGGTAAAATTGAGGAACTTGCCAAGAAATGGTTTGATCGTCAAGCTACCCTAGAAACCCCAGAAGTTCCCCATGAAAGCGGATTAAAACTCGATTTTAATAAAATTGCTCCCAATATTCCCTATATCTTAGCTGGGATTTTTATTACCTTACAATTTAGTCTGGTTTCGGCTTTCTTCGGATTTATTTGGGGAACAATTCTCGCCCTATTTAAAATTTCAACTATCAAACCCCTGAATATTTTTTCCCAAGCGTATACATCCATTTTTCGAGGCACACCCTTACTGGTACAATTAACCTTAATTTATTTTGCCACACCCCAACTCACCGGATATGATATTACCGCCTTTCAAGCGGGGATATTAACCTTTTCCTTAAATTCTGGAGCCTATATTTCCGAAACCATTCGGGCGGGCATTCAAGCCGTTGATAAAGGTCAGAAAGAAGCCTGTGAAGCCTTGGGTATTCAATATCAACTGATGATGGTAGATATTATTTTACCCCAAGCCCTGAGAAACATTCTTCCCGCCTTAGTCAATGAAAGTATTAACCTGTTAAAAGATTCAACCTTAGTATCCGTTATTGGGGTAGAAGATATGTTACGGCGGGCGCAAATTGTCGGGGCGGAAAAGTATATTTACTTTGAACCCTTGATTTTTGTGGCGATTATTTATTATATCATGATTATTACCTTAACTTGGGGGGCAAATGGACTTGAACGCAAACTCAAAAGTAACAGTTGA
- the cysC gene encoding adenylylsulfate kinase: MQHRGVTVWFTGLSGAGKTTISQAVAQIFQEKGCKLEILDGDIVRENLTKGLGFSKPDRDENIRRIGFVANLLTRNGVIVLVSAISPYREIREEVRGKIGDFVEVYVNAPLTVCEGRDVKGLYKRARAGELKGFTGIDDPYEAPTNPDVECNTDHEDLSESVAKVLKKLADLGYISND; the protein is encoded by the coding sequence ATGCAGCATCGAGGTGTAACAGTATGGTTTACGGGTTTGAGTGGTGCGGGAAAAACCACCATTAGCCAAGCGGTTGCTCAAATATTCCAAGAGAAGGGATGTAAACTAGAGATTTTAGACGGGGATATTGTTCGGGAAAATCTCACCAAAGGTTTAGGATTTAGTAAACCGGATCGGGATGAAAATATCCGTCGGATTGGATTTGTTGCTAATCTCTTAACCCGAAATGGGGTAATTGTCCTGGTTTCTGCTATCTCTCCCTATCGAGAAATTCGCGAAGAAGTGCGGGGCAAAATTGGGGATTTTGTGGAAGTTTATGTGAATGCGCCCTTAACAGTTTGTGAAGGTCGAGATGTCAAAGGATTGTATAAAAGAGCCAGAGCGGGTGAACTTAAAGGCTTTACAGGTATTGATGATCCCTACGAAGCCCCAACAAATCCAGATGTTGAATGTAATACGGATCACGAAGATTTATCCGAAAGTGTTGCTAAAGTCTTAAAAAAATTAGCGGATTTAGGTTATATCTCCAACGATTAG
- a CDS encoding DSBA oxidoreductase, with protein MNISRTRQQLYRQSRLWITIVLIVGVTLMSCSKSAQSDQTVKVSPQLEQQILQVIRQHPEVILESVQAYQQQQDGQLKQARQTFLEQIKTNPKAVIGNSPFTGSDAKNIVLVEFSDFQCPFCARAHETIQKFMKANQDQVTLVYKHFPLTQIHSEALPAAKASWAAQQQGKFWEYQNALFTQQNQLGEALYPAIAKQLNLDVEKFNRDRQGPEAQAAIQKDIQLGESLGISGTPFFVMNGETFSGAVELSKIEEVLATVKASQGQKK; from the coding sequence ATGAACATCTCTAGGACAAGACAACAACTTTATCGTCAATCAAGGTTATGGATCACAATAGTTTTGATCGTTGGTGTGACTTTGATGAGTTGTTCAAAATCCGCCCAGTCCGATCAAACCGTTAAAGTTAGTCCTCAACTGGAACAGCAAATCCTGCAAGTAATTCGACAGCATCCAGAAGTGATTTTAGAGTCCGTCCAAGCCTATCAACAGCAACAGGACGGCCAACTAAAACAGGCGCGACAAACTTTCCTAGAACAGATCAAAACTAATCCGAAAGCGGTGATCGGGAATTCTCCCTTTACGGGTTCAGATGCTAAAAATATTGTCCTGGTGGAGTTTTCCGACTTTCAGTGTCCCTTCTGCGCCCGTGCCCACGAAACCATTCAGAAGTTTATGAAGGCTAACCAAGATCAGGTGACTCTGGTTTATAAGCATTTTCCCCTGACTCAGATTCACTCAGAGGCTCTACCCGCGGCCAAAGCATCCTGGGCGGCTCAACAGCAGGGCAAATTCTGGGAATACCAAAACGCTTTATTTACACAACAGAATCAATTGGGAGAGGCTTTATATCCGGCGATCGCAAAACAGTTAAATCTGGACGTGGAGAAATTCAATCGCGATCGCCAAGGCCCAGAAGCCCAAGCTGCGATTCAGAAGGATATCCAATTAGGGGAAAGTTTGGGGATTTCGGGAACACCATTTTTTGTGATGAATGGCGAAACCTTCTCCGGTGCGGTGGAACTCTCTAAAATCGAAGAAGTTTTAGCTACGGTTAAGGCATCCCAAGGCCAGAAAAAGTAA
- a CDS encoding 1-acyl-sn-glycerol-3-phosphate acyltransferase — MLHLYFQGRIYGADRVPLAGPLVVVSNHASDFDPLLLSNCMGRPVSYMAKEELFEVPILKQAISLYGAYPVKRGSPDRSAIRAALQQLENGWAAGVFLQGTRTIDGRITEPKLGAALIAAKAKVPLLPVCLWGTHAITDRGSHFPRPVPITVRVGDLIPPPDSTDRDELLKLTQHCTDEINALHDLGR, encoded by the coding sequence ATGTTGCACCTATACTTTCAAGGTCGGATTTATGGTGCGGATCGGGTTCCCCTGGCGGGGCCATTAGTGGTTGTGAGTAACCATGCGAGTGATTTTGATCCGCTCCTACTGTCAAATTGTATGGGACGCCCGGTTTCCTATATGGCAAAAGAGGAATTATTTGAAGTTCCTATCTTGAAACAGGCGATTTCCCTGTATGGAGCCTATCCAGTTAAGCGGGGTTCCCCCGATCGCAGTGCGATTCGGGCGGCTTTACAACAATTAGAAAATGGTTGGGCTGCGGGGGTATTTCTCCAAGGAACCCGCACCATTGATGGTCGAATTACGGAACCCAAATTGGGGGCGGCCTTAATTGCAGCCAAGGCGAAAGTTCCCTTATTACCTGTGTGTTTGTGGGGAACCCATGCAATTACTGATCGGGGTTCTCATTTTCCCCGACCGGTTCCCATTACGGTACGAGTCGGCGACTTAATTCCGCCTCCGGATTCTACTGACCGGGACGAATTATTGAAATTAACCCAACATTGTACCGATGAAATTAATGCCTTGCATGATCTCGGACGTTAA
- a CDS encoding hypothetical protein (conserved hypothetical protein) yields the protein MEPFNFILVPQGQEYRAVLKGLQPINSSTIKVLPIPIGSQYLTVYLKTWLNSEVVNSRSSIQVLVLGLCGSLSPNLQVGDVVIYQNCLPLMSRDFGEDPKDITFPWDYDLALFLHQKLISSHLVRGLTTDRVITTATEKQKLSQLDPVEVVDMEGLIILEFLTKAGIKAAMVRVVSDDFSQDLPDLTPAIDHHGRLKIFPLIKVLLQHPVQGLKLIKSGLKSLAILQQLTQKLQLLN from the coding sequence ATGGAACCATTCAATTTTATTCTTGTTCCTCAAGGTCAGGAATACCGGGCGGTGTTAAAGGGATTACAGCCGATTAACTCATCCACAATTAAGGTTTTACCAATTCCGATTGGTTCTCAGTATTTAACCGTTTATTTAAAAACATGGCTCAATTCAGAGGTAGTTAACAGTCGGTCTTCTATACAGGTTTTAGTTCTGGGATTATGTGGCAGTTTATCCCCTAATCTCCAGGTTGGGGATGTTGTTATTTATCAAAATTGTTTACCTTTAATGTCAAGAGATTTCGGTGAAGATCCCAAGGATATTACATTTCCCTGGGATTATGATTTAGCTTTATTCTTACACCAAAAATTAATTTCCTCCCATTTAGTCAGGGGGTTAACTACTGACAGGGTGATTACCACCGCCACCGAAAAACAAAAATTAAGCCAACTTGATCCCGTGGAAGTAGTGGATATGGAAGGATTAATTATATTAGAATTTTTAACAAAAGCCGGAATTAAAGCCGCCATGGTCAGGGTTGTCAGTGATGACTTCTCTCAAGATTTACCAGATTTAACCCCGGCGATTGATCATCATGGAAGATTAAAAATATTTCCCTTAATTAAAGTGTTATTACAACATCCAGTTCAGGGATTAAAACTGATTAAAAGTGGTTTAAAAAGTCTGGCGATTTTGCAACAACTGACCCAAAAATTACAACTCTTGAATTAA
- a CDS encoding diguanylate cyclase with PAS/PAC and GAF sensors, protein MVDLEQSEEELEQEVQDLRYQLEIAKETLRAIGNGEVDALVIAGLEGEQVYTLQGADSSYRMLVEEMKEGAATITTDSTLLLYCNKRLASLVKTPLKNLIGTDFKEFISPSDLTLFESLSQKANLGSGKAELTLIARDGTEVPVYLSINILNQKGVEVGCLIITDLSEQKRDEDIVAQERLTRLLLEQAAESIIVCDHQGKIIRASQEAQRILGANLLLSDFDDLIKLELLPQQNCGHSLRKKEKSSNSIFSIAPVINGHPYKGREVLFIRKDGEKINFLLSASPLSKPHSVFKGCVVILTNITERKWSEESLKKINEELEIKVSERTAELESLNSRLKQELVEQARTQQILQDQAQLLDLANDGIIAIDLNDHINYWNQGAEKLYGYSKSEALGNNLVKLLKIPSPQSLEKIKQEVLQKGNWEGELIQTNQQGNTVIIHSSWSLKKDSEGNPIAILKINRDITKAKQAEQAIIDSGLRLAGILDMAQDAIISINEQQQITLFNQGAEKIFGYRANEILKRPFSLLISEFSFQKDCQYHPELLPENRLIQDIGEYQEVTGYRKDGTEFPAEVSISRLSLEAGKILTVFMRDISDRKRVEIAIQKAQEDLEIKVQERTMQLATSNDELVREIAERKLLENQLHEVNEELEQRVEQRTNELAKAINDLKQEAIERQKTTLALQESEARFRAAIDGSLDAFFLLQSYRDAEGKLTNFVLVDMNSKAEELLSQNKDNLLGKELNDVFYQESNLGYFDHYLRAFRTRKGFEEELEVSNPNIKAKWLQIQVVPLDDGIALTCRDITERKKNEEAAQQANQNLTRWVNDLEQRNRETMLLGQMSEFLQACNSTEEAYQVMNDLLKPFFPKISGGLFVARNSKNLVEMVAIWGDLQGISDAVFSPQDCWALRRGRSHFVPATTSNLLCKHIHQKNYRQYQLNSNNSSEIIPKPPEKNKLPATYPVMVEHLCVPMIAQGDALGLLCLASEESGQISEDQQRLATAVAEHIALALANLKLREALEYQSIRDGLTGLYNRRYLEESLEREINRAQRQKFGLGIIMIDIDHFKNYNDTFGHNGGDIVLQQLGNILQKNVRGSDIACRYGGEEFTLILPEISLEFVKERAEQIRVEVQELKPKHRDQDLGQITLSLGISMFPNQGLTGESIMRAADTALYQAKEEGRNRVCVFGSNFDHYT, encoded by the coding sequence ATGGTTGACTTAGAGCAATCAGAAGAAGAATTAGAACAGGAAGTTCAAGATCTTCGTTACCAATTAGAAATTGCCAAGGAAACATTACGAGCGATTGGTAATGGAGAAGTTGATGCTTTAGTAATTGCTGGGTTAGAAGGAGAACAGGTTTATACGCTGCAAGGGGCTGATTCTTCCTATCGAATGCTGGTGGAAGAAATGAAAGAAGGTGCCGCTACCATTACCACCGATAGTACATTATTACTCTATTGTAATAAACGATTAGCGTCTTTAGTTAAAACCCCGTTAAAAAATTTAATTGGGACGGATTTTAAAGAATTTATTTCTCCCTCTGATTTAACCTTATTTGAATCCCTATCTCAGAAGGCGAATTTAGGTTCGGGAAAGGCGGAATTAACCTTAATTGCTCGGGATGGGACGGAAGTTCCGGTTTATCTTTCTATTAATATTCTGAATCAAAAAGGTGTGGAGGTCGGATGTTTAATTATTACCGATTTATCAGAGCAGAAACGAGATGAAGATATTGTTGCTCAAGAGCGGTTAACTCGATTACTTTTAGAACAAGCAGCCGAGTCTATTATTGTTTGTGATCATCAGGGAAAAATTATTCGTGCTAGTCAAGAAGCTCAGAGAATTTTAGGGGCAAATTTACTGCTTTCTGATTTCGATGACCTGATTAAACTTGAACTTTTACCGCAACAAAATTGTGGTCATTCCTTGCGAAAAAAGGAGAAAAGTTCTAATTCTATTTTTTCCATTGCCCCCGTGATTAATGGTCATCCCTATAAAGGAAGGGAAGTTCTGTTTATTAGAAAAGATGGAGAAAAAATTAACTTTTTATTAAGTGCTAGTCCTCTATCAAAACCCCATAGTGTTTTTAAAGGCTGTGTGGTGATTCTGACCAATATTACGGAGCGAAAATGGTCAGAGGAATCTTTAAAAAAAATTAATGAAGAACTAGAAATCAAAGTTTCTGAACGGACGGCTGAGTTAGAATCTTTAAATAGTCGGTTAAAACAAGAATTAGTAGAACAAGCCCGAACTCAACAGATTTTACAGGATCAAGCTCAACTTTTAGACTTAGCAAATGATGGTATTATTGCGATTGATTTGAATGATCATATCAACTATTGGAATCAGGGTGCGGAAAAACTTTATGGCTATTCTAAATCAGAAGCATTAGGAAACAATTTAGTTAAATTGCTCAAAATTCCATCTCCTCAATCCTTAGAAAAAATCAAACAGGAAGTGCTACAAAAAGGCAACTGGGAAGGAGAATTAATTCAAACCAATCAACAGGGAAATACTGTGATTATTCATAGTAGTTGGTCACTCAAGAAAGATAGCGAGGGAAATCCAATTGCGATTCTAAAAATTAATCGAGATATTACCAAAGCCAAACAAGCGGAACAAGCAATTATAGATTCCGGTTTACGCTTGGCTGGGATTTTAGATATGGCTCAGGATGCGATTATTTCGATTAATGAGCAACAACAAATTACCCTATTTAATCAAGGAGCGGAGAAAATATTTGGTTATAGGGCAAATGAAATTTTAAAACGGCCGTTTAGCTTATTGATTTCTGAATTTTCATTTCAAAAAGATTGTCAATATCATCCCGAATTATTACCCGAAAATCGTCTAATTCAAGACATTGGAGAATATCAGGAAGTGACGGGTTATCGTAAAGATGGTACGGAATTTCCGGCCGAAGTTTCTATCTCTCGGTTATCCTTAGAAGCCGGAAAAATTTTAACGGTTTTTATGCGAGATATTAGCGATCGCAAACGGGTTGAAATTGCGATTCAAAAAGCTCAAGAAGACCTAGAAATCAAAGTTCAAGAACGGACAATGCAACTGGCAACTTCCAATGATGAATTAGTCCGAGAAATTGCCGAACGGAAACTTTTAGAAAATCAACTTCATGAAGTTAATGAAGAACTCGAACAACGGGTAGAACAACGCACTAATGAATTAGCTAAAGCCATTAATGATCTCAAACAAGAAGCGATTGAACGTCAAAAAACCACCCTGGCTTTACAGGAATCAGAAGCCCGATTCCGGGCTGCTATTGATGGCAGTTTAGATGCGTTTTTTCTCTTACAAAGCTATCGAGATGCCGAGGGAAAATTAACAAATTTTGTTTTAGTAGATATGAATTCTAAAGCCGAAGAACTACTTTCACAAAACAAAGATAATTTGTTAGGAAAAGAACTAAATGATGTGTTTTATCAAGAGAGCAACTTAGGATATTTTGATCATTATTTGCGTGCCTTTAGAACTCGAAAAGGCTTTGAGGAAGAATTAGAAGTTTCTAACCCCAATATTAAAGCGAAATGGCTACAAATACAAGTGGTTCCTCTGGATGATGGCATCGCCCTTACTTGTCGTGATATTACAGAACGCAAGAAAAACGAAGAAGCCGCCCAACAAGCCAATCAAAACCTCACACGCTGGGTGAATGATTTGGAACAACGCAACCGTGAAACCATGCTTTTAGGTCAAATGAGTGAATTTTTACAAGCCTGTAATTCTACCGAAGAAGCCTATCAAGTGATGAATGATTTACTCAAGCCTTTTTTCCCAAAAATATCGGGGGGGTTATTTGTGGCTAGAAATTCTAAAAATCTAGTAGAAATGGTAGCGATTTGGGGAGATTTACAGGGAATCAGTGATGCGGTTTTTTCTCCTCAAGATTGCTGGGCATTACGGCGAGGTAGATCCCATTTTGTTCCGGCTACAACCAGTAATTTATTGTGTAAACATATTCATCAAAAAAATTATCGTCAATATCAATTAAATTCTAATAATTCCAGTGAAATCATTCCTAAACCCCCTGAAAAAAATAAACTTCCGGCTACTTATCCGGTGATGGTTGAACATCTTTGTGTACCCATGATTGCCCAGGGAGATGCGTTAGGATTATTGTGTTTAGCCTCCGAAGAATCGGGACAAATTTCGGAAGACCAACAACGGTTAGCAACGGCCGTGGCTGAACATATTGCTTTAGCCTTAGCTAACTTGAAATTACGAGAAGCCTTAGAATATCAAAGTATCCGAGATGGTTTGACTGGGTTATATAATCGTCGTTATTTAGAAGAATCCTTAGAACGAGAAATTAACCGCGCTCAACGTCAAAAGTTTGGCTTAGGAATTATTATGATTGATATTGATCATTTTAAAAATTATAACGATACCTTTGGTCATAATGGCGGAGATATTGTCTTGCAACAACTGGGAAATATCTTACAAAAAAATGTCCGGGGGTCAGATATTGCTTGTCGTTATGGGGGTGAAGAATTTACCCTGATTTTACCAGAAATTTCTCTGGAATTTGTGAAAGAAAGAGCAGAACAAATCCGAGTTGAAGTGCAAGAATTAAAGCCCAAACACCGGGATCAAGATTTAGGTCAAATTACCCTTTCTTTAGGTATTTCTATGTTCCCCAACCAAGGTTTAACCGGAGAGTCAATTATGCGGGCGGCGGACACGGCTTTATACCAAGCCAAAGAAGAAGGAAGAAACCGAGTTTGTGTTTTTGGCTCTAATTTTGATCACTATACTTAA
- the kaiB_2 gene encoding circadian clock protein KaiB, producing the protein MKSYFSAPKQDLQPPAKEGYYCFRLYIAGTNLKSILALKTIKYICETYLKDNYDLEVIDVYQQPELTEGQKIVAVPTLIRILPLPLQRIIGDLSQTDKIMMALNLSF; encoded by the coding sequence ATGAAATCCTATTTCTCTGCCCCCAAACAGGACTTGCAGCCCCCGGCAAAGGAGGGATATTATTGTTTTCGTCTGTATATCGCTGGAACCAATCTTAAATCAATTCTGGCGCTGAAAACAATCAAGTATATTTGTGAAACCTACTTAAAAGACAATTACGATTTAGAAGTGATTGACGTATATCAACAACCGGAACTCACGGAAGGACAAAAAATTGTCGCTGTCCCGACTTTGATTCGGATTCTTCCCTTGCCTTTACAAAGAATTATCGGGGATTTATCTCAAACCGATAAAATTATGATGGCTTTGAATTTATCTTTTTGA